From Candidatus Komeilibacteria bacterium CG_4_10_14_0_2_um_filter_37_10, a single genomic window includes:
- the recA gene encoding recombinase RecA, with translation MAKKENAASPRQQAAITAIEQIKSKFGDGAIMRFGEAKILQVDAVSTGCLSLDIALGVGGVPRGRIIEIYGPEASGKTTLAQHIVAEVQKQGGTAAFVDAEHALDPDYARKIGVNVDELLISQPDNGEQALDIVETLVRSNGIDVIVIDSVAALVPRAEIEGDMGDSHMGLQARLMSQALRKLAGIVSKSKTVVVFINQTRMKIGVYFGNPETTTGGMALKFYASVRIEIRRAAQIKKGEEFIGNRVKVKIVKNKVAPPFQATEFDIMYNEGISIPGDVLDLGVEKGIIAKNGNSYAYGEEKLGVGRENAKDFLRQNQKLIAQIKQDIWQKVKEEIKK, from the coding sequence ATGGCAAAAAAAGAAAATGCCGCAAGTCCTAGACAACAGGCAGCAATAACAGCTATTGAACAAATAAAAAGTAAGTTTGGCGATGGCGCAATTATGCGTTTTGGTGAAGCCAAAATTTTGCAAGTAGATGCAGTTTCTACTGGTTGTTTATCATTGGATATTGCTTTGGGAGTAGGCGGAGTGCCACGGGGTAGAATTATTGAAATTTACGGCCCGGAAGCATCTGGTAAAACAACTTTAGCACAACACATTGTAGCCGAGGTACAGAAACAAGGTGGAACTGCGGCTTTTGTGGACGCTGAACACGCTCTTGATCCTGACTATGCCCGCAAAATTGGAGTTAATGTTGATGAATTATTAATCTCGCAACCAGATAACGGCGAGCAAGCATTAGATATTGTGGAAACATTGGTTCGTTCCAATGGCATTGACGTGATAGTTATTGATTCTGTTGCGGCTTTGGTTCCGCGAGCGGAAATAGAAGGAGATATGGGTGATTCGCACATGGGTTTGCAAGCACGATTAATGAGTCAGGCCCTACGTAAATTAGCCGGTATTGTTTCTAAATCAAAAACCGTTGTTGTTTTTATCAATCAGACAAGAATGAAGATTGGTGTTTATTTTGGCAATCCGGAAACCACAACCGGTGGCATGGCTTTGAAATTCTATGCCTCGGTACGTATTGAGATTCGACGCGCGGCGCAAATTAAAAAAGGCGAGGAGTTTATTGGTAATCGGGTCAAGGTGAAAATAGTAAAGAATAAAGTAGCACCGCCGTTTCAAGCAACCGAATTTGATATTATGTACAATGAGGGGATTTCTATTCCCGGTGACGTGCTAGACTTGGGAGTGGAAAAAGGTATTATTGCTAAGAATGGTAATAGCTATGCTTATGGTGAAGAGAAACTGGGTGTTGGTCGGGAGAATGCCAAAGATTTTCTCAGGCAGAATCAAAAATTGATTGCTCAGATCAAGCAAGACATCTGGCAAAAGGTTAAGGAAGAAATAAAGAAATAA